A region of Ochotona princeps isolate mOchPri1 chromosome 2, mOchPri1.hap1, whole genome shotgun sequence DNA encodes the following proteins:
- the LOC131479627 gene encoding parafibromin-like yields the protein MADVLSVLRQYTIQKKEIVVKGDEVIFGEFSWPKNVKTNYVVWAAEKKDQPREYYTLECILFLLRNVHLSHPVYVRRAAAENIPVVKRPDRKDLLGYLNGEASTCASIDRSLPLELGLQRSARVKRAADEVLAEAKKPRLENEECIRLDRERLAARLEGHKEEVVQTERIRSLSEDMTVEKIAAIKAKIMAKKRATIKTDLNDALTALKPRSFVDAEVDVTREIVSRERMWRTRNTILQSTGKTFAKDIFAILQSVEDREEGRAPECRRPAPNAAPVDPTVRLKQPILAAYDRYDQERFKGKETEGFKIDTRGTYHGMPLKLLTEGASAHKTQTPAAQPVPRPLSQARPPTNQKKASQTPIIIIPAATTSLITMLNVEDLLQDFKFVSSDEKKKQGCQREHETLIQRRKEQMQPGGTVSSVTVPYKVLDQPLKLMPQDWDRVVAVFVQGPAWQFKGWPWLLPDGSPVDIFARIKAFHLKYEETRLDPNVQKWDVTVLELSHHKRHLDRLIFLRFWDTLDRYMVSHKSHLRF from the coding sequence ATGGCGGACGTTCTCAGCGTCTTGAGACAGTACACCATCCAAAAGAAGGAGATCGTGGTCAAGGGGGACGAAGTCATCTTTGGGGAGTTCTCCTGGCCAAAGAACGTCAAGACCAACTATGTGGTGTGGGCGGCTGAGAAGAAAGACCAGCCGAGGGAGTACTACACGCTGGAATGCATCCTGTTCCTGCTGAGAAACGTGCACCTTTCTCATCCCGTTTATGTCCGCCGTGCAGCTGCTGAAAATATTCCTGTGGTTAAAAGACCGGACCGCAAAGATCTGCTTGGCTATCTCAACGGGGAAGCATCAACGTGCGCAAGTATTGACAGAAGCCTCCCCCTGGAGCTAGGTCTTCAGCGATCTGCTCGAGTCAAAAGAGCTGCAGATGAAGTTCTAGCAGAAGCCAAGAAACCGCGCCTTGAGAATGAAGAATGCATACGTCTGGATAGAGAGAGACTGGCTGCTCGTTTGGAGGGCCATAAGGAAGAGGTCGTACAGACTGAGCGGATTAGGTCTTTGTCTGAAGACATGACGGTGGAAAAAATTGctgcaatcaaagccaaaattatGGCTAAGAAACGAGCTACTATCAAGACCGACCTGAATGATGCTCTCACTGCCCTTAAGCCGAGGAGCTTTGTAGATGCTGAGGTAGATGTGACCCGAGAGATTGTCAGCAGGGAGAGAATGTGGAGGACACGCAACACGATCTTACAGAGCACAGGAAAGACTTTTGCAAAGGATATTTTTGCAATTCTGCAGTCTGTGGAGGACCGAGAAGAAGGGCGGGCACCTGAATGCCGGCGACCAGCTCCAAATGCAGCCCCAGTGGATCCCACAGTGCGTTTGAAACAGCCTATCCTGGCCGCATACGACAGATACGATCAGGAGAGGTTCAAAGGAAAAGAAACGGAAGGCTTCAAAATCGACACTAGGGGCACCTACCACGGTATGCCACTGAAACTGTTAACGGAGGGTGCATCTGCCCACAAGACTCAGACACCTGCAGCACAGCCAGTACCAAGACCGCTTTCACAAGCAAGACCTCCCACGAATCAGAAGAAAGCTTCTCAAACTCCCATCATCATAATTCCTGCAGCTACCACGTCTTTGATAACCATGCTCAATGTAGAAGACCTTCTACAGGATTTCAAATTTGTCTCATCCGATGAAAAGAAGAAGCAGGGTTGTCAACGAGAACATGAAACTctaatacagagaaggaaagagcaaaTGCAACCAGGTGGCACTGTAAGTAGTGTCACAGTACCTTACAAAGTACTAGATCAGCCCCTTAAACTTATGCCTCAAGATTGGGACCGGGTTGTGGCAGTGTTTGTGCAAGGTCCCGCTTGGCAGTTCAAAGGGTGGCCGTGGCTTTTGCCTGATGGATCACCAGTTGACATATTTGCCAGAATCAAAGCCTTCCATCTCAAGTATGAAGAAACTCGTCTAGATCCAAATGTTCAGAAATGGGACGTGACAGTGCTAGAACTCAGCCACCATAAGCGGCATTTGGATAGACTAATTTTCTTGAGGTTCTGGGACACACTGGATAGATACATGGTGAGCCATAAATCTCACTTGAGATTCTGA